Proteins encoded by one window of Arachis hypogaea cultivar Tifrunner chromosome 1, arahy.Tifrunner.gnm2.J5K5, whole genome shotgun sequence:
- the LOC112708631 gene encoding glucan endo-1,3-beta-glucosidase 8, with product MAEEKAIFLIVLSTMFLCVSGVGVNWGTMATHQLPPEKVVKMLQENGFDKLKLFDAEEWIMAALIGTDIEVMLAIPNNMLEEMSKNPKVADSWVDENVTSYLYTGGVNIKYIAVGNEPFLKEYNGSYLQSTLPALKNIQTSLNNAGIGSRVKVTVPFNADIYYSPESNPVPSAGDFRPEVRDLTIEIIQFLYSNNAPFTVNIYPFLSLYGNDHFPFDFAFFDGNNKPLRDGNSVYTNVFDANLDTLLWALEKAGYPEMHVMVGEVGWPTDGDKNANVKNAERFNMGLLKHVMSGNGTPKRKGTTIDIYLFSLIDENAKSIAPGNFERHWGIFEFDGKPKYQLDLKGMNENKGLAPVEGVRYREKQWCILDPDAVDLNYLPDSIDFACSLSDCTALGYGSSCNGLTLEGNASYAFNMYYQVNNQRDWDCDFSGLAIVTDEDPSQKGCQFPIMIISHASSLAMYAGFADMLKRTLWLCIFVMSFLVL from the exons atggcagaagaaaaagcaatattcCTCATTGTATTGTCAACTATGTTCTTGTGTGTTTCTGGGGTTGGAGTAAACTGGGGAACAATGGCAACTCACCAGCTTCCACCAGAGAAAGTGGTTAAGATGCTTCAAGAAAACGGTTTCGATAAGTTGAAGCTGTTTGATGCAGAGGAATGGATCATGGCTGCACTTATAGGAACTGATATTGAAGTTATGTTGGCTATTCCAAACAATATGTTGGAAGAAATGAGTAAGAATCCAAAGGTTGCAGATTCTTGGGTTGATGAGAATGTCACCAGTTACTTGTACACTGGTGGAGTAAACATCAA GTACATAGCAGTGGGGAATGAACCTTTCCTTAAGGAATATAATGGCAGCTATCTACAATCAACTCTGCCAGCTCTGAAGAACATTCAAACATCACTGAACAATGCAGGGATTGGATCAAGGGTGAAAGTAACAGTTCCATTCAATGCAGACATATACTATTCCCCAGAATCAAATCCAGTTCCTTCAGCAGGTGACTTCAGACCTGAAGTTAGAGACCTCACAATTGAGATAATCCAGTTCTTATACTCAAACAATGCACCTTTCACAGTTAATATCTATCCCTTCCTTAGTCTCTATGGAAATGAtcatttcccatttgattttgCATTCTTTGATGGCAACAACAAGCCTCTAAGGGATGGCAATTCGGTCTACACCAATGTTTTCGACGCGAATCTCGACACGCTTCTCTGGGCTCTAGAGAAGGCAGGGTACCCTGAGATGCATGTCATGGTTGGTGAAGTCGGGTGGCCAACTGATGGTGACAAAAATGCTAATGTCAAGAATGCAGAAAGGTTCAATATGGGTTTGCTCAAACATGTTATGAGTGGGAATGGAACTCCTAAGAGGAAAGGCACAACAATTGACATTTATCTATTTAGTCTTATTGATGAGAATGCTAAGAGCATTGCACCTGGTAATTTTGAGAGGCATTGGGGAATCTTTGAGTTTGATGGCAAACCAAAGTACCAACTTGACTTGAAAG GTATGAATGAGAATAAGGGTCTGGCTCCTGTGGAAGGAGTGAGGTACAGGGAGAAACAATGGTGTATCTTAGACCCTGATGCTGTTGACTTAAACTACTTGCCAGATAGCATTGACTTTGCTTGTAGCCTATCAGATTGCACTGCTTTGGGATATGGTTCCTCTTGTAATGGCCTTACACTTGAAGGGAATGCATCTTATGCCTTCAATATGTATTATCAAGTGAACAATCAGAGAGATTGGGACTGTGATTTTTCTGGCTTGGCTATTGTAACAGATGAAGATCCATCTCAAAAGGGTTGCCAATTCCCTATCATGATTATttctcatgcttcttctttgGCTATGTATGCAGGTTTTGCCGACATGTTAAAGAGAACTTTGTGGTTATGTATTTTTGTTATGTCCTTTTTAGTCCTTTAG
- the LOC112708647 gene encoding tRNA (guanine(37)-N(1))-methyltransferase 2 isoform X1 — protein MLLDESEFDVHLKLWVLRIPCQHCKLATRILNGYMLDKPRVKPITEDPTSRKNRYIILSEKVQNQDLSDIPKERLDELKGLCEIEVLPYSLTLGYSYWSSDHVLKQILPAGVEVPSSFETIGQIAHLNLHDELLPYKDVIAKVIFDKNYPRIKTVVNKVGTITNEFRVPEFEVLAGEHDMVTEVKQYGATFKLDYSLVYWNSRLEHEHKRLVSLFQPGEIICDMFAGIGPFSIPAAQKGCLVYANDLNPDSIHYLRINAKVNKVEDRIYAYNTDARKFISQLMEMPTSDVKLECNVPCLNTCESCNTKDDVETSAETALLIVDRKGIGDCNNNSLEDVECPSKHDDTSVTSAKRSSSSSHEENGKTRETDSFEGGGKRGSQNKRMRGSEFTDTKTWEHIDHVIMNLPASAVQFLDAFRGLIQMKYWKGNLPWVHCYCFIRATETPETIIAVAESALSACIQDPIFHRVRDVAPNKAMFCLSFRLPEACCREDDQ, from the exons ATGTTGTTGGATGAGAGTGAGTTTGATGTCCACTTGAAGCTTTGGGTGCTTCGAATTCCTTGCCAACATTGCAAACTCGCCACTCGAATACTCAATGG TTACATGCTTGATAAGCCCCGGGTTAAACCCATCACTGAGGACCCGACATCTCGTAAAAACCGTTACATTATTCTCTCCGAGAAAGTTCAGAACCAAG ATTTATCTGATATTCCGAAGGAAAGGCTCGATGAGCTTAAGGGCTTGTGTGAGATTGAAGTTTTGCCCTACTCATTAACACTAGGGTATTCATATTGGAGTTCTG ATCATGTGCTTAAGCAGATACTGCCTGCTGGAGTTGAGGTTCCCTCATCCTTTGAAACAATag GTCAAATTGCCCATTTAAACCTACACGATGAATTACTTCCCTACAAAGATGTTATTGCAAAGGTTATTTTTGAT AAAAACTATCCAAGAATCAAAACCGTTGTTAATAAAGTGGGAACCATTACAAATGAATTTCGTGTtccagaatttgaagttttagCAGGAGAACATGATATGGTTACAGAAGTGAAGCAATATGGTGCCACTTTTAAGCTTGATTACAGTTTGGTTTATTGGAATTCTAGATTGGAACATGAACATAAAAGATTGGTTTCTCTGTTCCAACCTGGAGAGATCATTTGCGATATGTTTGCGGGTATAGGTCCTTTTTCAATTCCTGCAGCCCAAAAAGGATGCCTAGTCTATGCAAATGATTTGAATCCAGATAGCATTCACTATCTGAGGATCAATGCCAAAGTCAACAAGGTCGAAGATCGCATATATGCATACAACACGGATGCTAGAAAATTCATCTCCCAGCTGATGGAGATGCCAACTTCTGACGTTAAATTAGAATGTAACGTTCCATGTCTGAATACATGTGAGTCATGCAACACAAAAGATGATGTTGAAACAAGTGCAGAAACTGCCTTGCTAATTG TTGATAGAAAGGGCATAGGAGATTGCAATAACAACAGTTTAGAGGATGTAGAATGTCCATCAAAGCATGATGATACATCTGTAACTTCTGCTAAGAGATCTTCTAGTAGTTCCCATGAAG AGAATGGAAAGACTCGTGAAACTGATAGCTTTGAAGGTGGCGGGAAAAGAGGAAGCCAAAACAAGAGAATGAGAGGTTCCGAGTTCACTGACACAAAAACTTGGGAGCATATTGACCACGTAATAATGAACCTACCAGCATCAGCTGTTCAGTTTCTAG ATGCATTTAGGGGATTAATCCAGATGAAATATTGGAAAGGAAATCTACCATGGGTCCACTGCTATTGCTTCATTAGAGCAACTGAAACTCCAGAGACGATAATAGCT GTGGCAGAGTCTGCTTTGAGTGCCTGTATACAAGACCCAATATTTCATCGGGTTAGGGATGTAGCTCCAAACAAG GCAATGTTTTGTTTAAGCTTCAGGTTGCCAGAAGCATGCTGTAGGGAAGATGATCAATAA
- the LOC112708647 gene encoding tRNA (guanine(37)-N(1))-methyltransferase 2 isoform X2, whose protein sequence is MLLDESEFDVHLKLWVLRIPCQHCKLATRILNGYMLDKPRVKPITEDPTSRKNRYIILSEKVQNQDLSDIPKERLDELKGLCEIEVLPYSLTLGYSYWSSDHVLKQILPAGVEVPSSFETIGQIAHLNLHDELLPYKDVIAKKNYPRIKTVVNKVGTITNEFRVPEFEVLAGEHDMVTEVKQYGATFKLDYSLVYWNSRLEHEHKRLVSLFQPGEIICDMFAGIGPFSIPAAQKGCLVYANDLNPDSIHYLRINAKVNKVEDRIYAYNTDARKFISQLMEMPTSDVKLECNVPCLNTCESCNTKDDVETSAETALLIVDRKGIGDCNNNSLEDVECPSKHDDTSVTSAKRSSSSSHEENGKTRETDSFEGGGKRGSQNKRMRGSEFTDTKTWEHIDHVIMNLPASAVQFLDAFRGLIQMKYWKGNLPWVHCYCFIRATETPETIIAVAESALSACIQDPIFHRVRDVAPNKAMFCLSFRLPEACCREDDQ, encoded by the exons ATGTTGTTGGATGAGAGTGAGTTTGATGTCCACTTGAAGCTTTGGGTGCTTCGAATTCCTTGCCAACATTGCAAACTCGCCACTCGAATACTCAATGG TTACATGCTTGATAAGCCCCGGGTTAAACCCATCACTGAGGACCCGACATCTCGTAAAAACCGTTACATTATTCTCTCCGAGAAAGTTCAGAACCAAG ATTTATCTGATATTCCGAAGGAAAGGCTCGATGAGCTTAAGGGCTTGTGTGAGATTGAAGTTTTGCCCTACTCATTAACACTAGGGTATTCATATTGGAGTTCTG ATCATGTGCTTAAGCAGATACTGCCTGCTGGAGTTGAGGTTCCCTCATCCTTTGAAACAATag GTCAAATTGCCCATTTAAACCTACACGATGAATTACTTCCCTACAAAGATGTTATTGCAAAG AAAAACTATCCAAGAATCAAAACCGTTGTTAATAAAGTGGGAACCATTACAAATGAATTTCGTGTtccagaatttgaagttttagCAGGAGAACATGATATGGTTACAGAAGTGAAGCAATATGGTGCCACTTTTAAGCTTGATTACAGTTTGGTTTATTGGAATTCTAGATTGGAACATGAACATAAAAGATTGGTTTCTCTGTTCCAACCTGGAGAGATCATTTGCGATATGTTTGCGGGTATAGGTCCTTTTTCAATTCCTGCAGCCCAAAAAGGATGCCTAGTCTATGCAAATGATTTGAATCCAGATAGCATTCACTATCTGAGGATCAATGCCAAAGTCAACAAGGTCGAAGATCGCATATATGCATACAACACGGATGCTAGAAAATTCATCTCCCAGCTGATGGAGATGCCAACTTCTGACGTTAAATTAGAATGTAACGTTCCATGTCTGAATACATGTGAGTCATGCAACACAAAAGATGATGTTGAAACAAGTGCAGAAACTGCCTTGCTAATTG TTGATAGAAAGGGCATAGGAGATTGCAATAACAACAGTTTAGAGGATGTAGAATGTCCATCAAAGCATGATGATACATCTGTAACTTCTGCTAAGAGATCTTCTAGTAGTTCCCATGAAG AGAATGGAAAGACTCGTGAAACTGATAGCTTTGAAGGTGGCGGGAAAAGAGGAAGCCAAAACAAGAGAATGAGAGGTTCCGAGTTCACTGACACAAAAACTTGGGAGCATATTGACCACGTAATAATGAACCTACCAGCATCAGCTGTTCAGTTTCTAG ATGCATTTAGGGGATTAATCCAGATGAAATATTGGAAAGGAAATCTACCATGGGTCCACTGCTATTGCTTCATTAGAGCAACTGAAACTCCAGAGACGATAATAGCT GTGGCAGAGTCTGCTTTGAGTGCCTGTATACAAGACCCAATATTTCATCGGGTTAGGGATGTAGCTCCAAACAAG GCAATGTTTTGTTTAAGCTTCAGGTTGCCAGAAGCATGCTGTAGGGAAGATGATCAATAA